The following coding sequences lie in one Candidatus Omnitrophota bacterium genomic window:
- a CDS encoding thymidylate synthase, translated as MKQYLHLMQHVLENGARKNDRTGTGTLSVFGHQMRFDLSKGFPLITTKKLHLKSIIYELLWFLKGDTNVKYLHDHGVTIWDEWADQNGDLGPIYGHQWRSWPTACQGTVDQISSVLNQIKTNPNSRRLIISAWNVADIERMKLPPCHCFFQFYVAGGRLSCQLFQRSADIFLGVPFNIASYSLLTLMFAQVCGLEPGDFVHTLGDAHIYLNHLEQAQLQLSREPYPLPAIVLNPEVKSLFDFHYEDFSLENYQHHPHIKAQVAV; from the coding sequence ATGAAACAATATCTCCACTTAATGCAGCATGTGCTTGAAAACGGGGCGCGCAAAAATGACCGGACCGGCACCGGGACTCTGAGTGTTTTCGGCCACCAAATGCGCTTTGATCTCTCAAAGGGTTTTCCCCTGATCACCACTAAAAAGCTTCATCTAAAATCCATTATTTACGAGTTACTCTGGTTCCTGAAGGGGGACACCAATGTCAAATACCTGCACGATCACGGGGTGACAATTTGGGATGAGTGGGCGGATCAGAACGGGGACCTGGGTCCGATTTACGGGCATCAATGGCGCAGCTGGCCCACGGCCTGCCAGGGCACAGTGGATCAGATTTCCAGCGTTCTGAATCAAATCAAAACCAATCCGAACTCCCGGCGCCTCATTATTTCGGCATGGAATGTGGCGGATATCGAACGTATGAAGCTACCGCCTTGCCACTGTTTCTTCCAGTTCTATGTGGCCGGCGGCCGCCTCTCTTGCCAGCTCTTCCAGCGCAGCGCGGATATCTTTCTGGGGGTTCCTTTCAATATTGCCTCTTATTCCCTGCTGACGCTGATGTTTGCACAAGTCTGCGGACTGGAGCCGGGAGATTTTGTTCACACCTTGGGGGATGCGCACATCTATCTCAACCACCTGGAGCAGGCGCAGTTGCAGTTGAGCCGTGAGCCCTATCCCTTGCCCGCCATTGTTCTGAATCCGGAAGTAAAGTCCTTGTTCGACTTCCACTATGAGGATTTCAGTTTGGAAAACTACCAGCACCACCCGCACATCAAGGCCCAGGTAGCCGTATGA
- a CDS encoding dihydrofolate reductase, whose protein sequence is MNVSLIAAASRNNIIGSKNKLPWKLSADLKHFKSLTLNNAVIMGRKTYESIGHLLPQRTNIVITRQQGFNAPCCAVVHSMKQALAICTDEEEVFVIGGAQIYEAALPYANRIYLTRIHKDFSGDTELFEISEKTWTEIQREEHEADDKNPHAYSFVVLERTEIRRHISEGDISPEARLNDLQGRFSERSYTKS, encoded by the coding sequence ATGAATGTGTCGCTTATTGCAGCGGCATCCCGCAATAACATTATCGGCTCCAAAAACAAACTCCCCTGGAAGCTTTCGGCAGACCTCAAGCACTTCAAGTCACTCACCCTCAACAATGCTGTGATCATGGGCCGCAAGACCTACGAGTCCATCGGCCATTTGCTGCCCCAGCGCACGAATATCGTGATTACGCGCCAGCAAGGATTTAATGCGCCTTGCTGCGCAGTGGTGCACTCCATGAAGCAGGCATTGGCGATCTGCACAGACGAGGAGGAGGTCTTCGTCATCGGCGGCGCCCAGATCTACGAAGCCGCACTGCCCTATGCAAACCGGATCTACCTGACACGCATCCATAAAGATTTCAGCGGAGATACAGAGCTTTTTGAGATTAGTGAGAAGACCTGGACAGAGATTCAGCGCGAAGAACATGAAGCGGATGATAAGAATCCTCATGCTTACAGCTTTGTGGTGCTGGAAAGAACGGAAATTAGGAGACACATCTCCGAAGGAGATATATCCCCCGAAGCTAGACTAAACGACTTGCAGGGACGCTTCTCTGAGCGGAGCTACACGAAGTCATGA
- a CDS encoding acyl-CoA thioesterase, with protein sequence MRNVPVSHYSHKIEIKVRDYECDLQGIVNNAVYHHYLEHARHEFLNTVGINFSSLSERGVDLVLTRAEIDYKFPLRSGDCFWVGTNAIQVSKLRFGFLQDIYRLKDDKLILQAKMTGTSLSKDGKPIPLKELEDLAL encoded by the coding sequence ATGAGAAACGTCCCTGTCTCTCACTACTCCCACAAAATTGAAATCAAAGTCCGGGATTACGAGTGCGACTTGCAAGGGATTGTAAACAATGCCGTGTACCATCACTATCTGGAACACGCGCGGCATGAATTCCTCAACACGGTGGGAATCAACTTTTCCAGTCTGTCAGAGCGTGGCGTGGATTTGGTGCTGACCCGGGCCGAAATCGACTACAAATTCCCTCTGCGAAGCGGGGATTGCTTCTGGGTGGGGACAAATGCGATCCAAGTATCCAAACTCCGCTTTGGCTTCCTTCAGGATATTTATCGTCTCAAGGACGACAAGCTCATCCTGCAGGCCAAAATGACCGGCACCTCTCTGAGCAAAGACGGAAAGCCGATCCCTCTCAAGGAACTTGAAGACCTGGCTCTCTAG
- the msrB gene encoding peptide-methionine (R)-S-oxide reductase MsrB — protein MNSALRSSRRTGLWVTAFTLGFLLFAVLRALSTGPTGDEPFYEAMRRALWNPPINWDVRFLLHHPPLWPLLQEGLLRVVGLSHSGLDLYAVRIAGLGFSLLLGFYTFRWAREMYGAPPAVAALFLLLWNPVLAGHASTGNLDVPVSALILAAFYHWWKAAKEWHWGHALASGLWLGLALLTKHVALLAAGVLVLAAIVEGLAGARAQGIRAAGEALRRLVFVGLSALAVLNAGYAFNGFGQSLAAHSYLSNLFLSLSQVPVLNRIPLPLPGLFVRSLDFQFYLSSVGFPGFLNGEFSMSGWPQYQALSFLYKNPAPFLLLVVGYAGWKVFKRPRFVHGEGMLLLLIGVVALYFSFCNPRAQGLRYLLPLYAPLVIVLSRIVGEVAWQKVLGPLAVAGFGVWYLAASALSHPNETGYFNEISGGPGQAYKMFLDSNLDWGQTGPLVEKELESWGPMVMDPGKPVLGRILVQAADYWDFLDPLETYAWLRSHAPDHVFYGTHLLFDLNLEDYQKAYEKDTSAANTCALAKVLLESGERNAALRLAQQGLERSADSALFLVQSQVLQQDGKSAEAAGLLRKAVDLNKDFFPAWDQLALLYALSGNPEEAAACAHRTEVARSRLANGLVVKAPKSRGLILENQKWVQLNNAGWRAWAEGRFDSAAGLFRKALSAEPAFAHGYINLARALEGLNDMEGALEAQEKGVRLLDRAAALRQPQIFFGDKVLLLTTALRCSPFSDEQEKEYLKLLEMPKGGQMNDHSNKSNEELRSLLTPEQYHVTRECGTEPAFQNALWDNKKPGLYVDVISGVPLFISTDKFESGTGWPSFTRPLEPEEIVEVEDHSFGMRRVEIRSKRADAHLGHVFDDGPQPTGQRYCINSAALRFIPVEKLEEEGYGEYLSRF, from the coding sequence ATGAACTCTGCGTTGAGATCCTCGCGGCGCACCGGGCTTTGGGTCACGGCCTTCACCCTGGGTTTTCTCCTGTTTGCAGTTTTGCGGGCACTTAGCACGGGTCCGACCGGGGACGAGCCCTTTTACGAGGCCATGCGCCGGGCTCTGTGGAATCCTCCCATCAACTGGGATGTGCGCTTTCTTCTGCATCACCCGCCCCTGTGGCCGCTCTTGCAAGAGGGCTTGCTTCGAGTTGTAGGCCTGAGTCACAGCGGTCTGGATCTGTACGCGGTTCGCATTGCGGGTCTGGGTTTTAGTCTCTTGCTGGGCTTTTATACCTTCCGGTGGGCCCGGGAAATGTACGGCGCGCCCCCGGCAGTGGCGGCACTCTTTTTGTTGCTGTGGAATCCGGTGTTGGCAGGTCATGCTTCAACCGGCAATCTGGATGTGCCGGTCAGTGCCCTGATCCTTGCGGCTTTTTATCACTGGTGGAAGGCGGCCAAGGAGTGGCATTGGGGGCATGCGCTGGCCTCAGGGCTTTGGTTGGGCTTGGCTCTGCTGACCAAGCATGTGGCCCTCTTGGCTGCCGGGGTCTTGGTGTTGGCGGCGATTGTTGAGGGTTTGGCCGGAGCGCGGGCCCAGGGCATCCGCGCCGCGGGAGAGGCCTTGCGCCGCTTGGTCTTTGTGGGATTGAGCGCCTTAGCGGTGCTCAATGCGGGCTATGCATTCAACGGATTTGGGCAAAGCCTGGCAGCCCACAGCTATCTTTCGAATCTTTTCTTGAGTTTGAGCCAGGTCCCTGTCCTGAACCGGATTCCTCTTCCCTTGCCCGGGCTCTTTGTGCGGAGCCTGGACTTCCAGTTCTATCTCTCTTCCGTGGGATTCCCGGGATTTTTGAACGGCGAATTCTCGATGAGCGGATGGCCTCAGTATCAGGCCCTGAGCTTTTTGTACAAGAATCCCGCACCCTTTTTGCTTTTGGTTGTGGGATATGCCGGATGGAAGGTCTTCAAACGGCCGCGTTTTGTCCACGGCGAGGGGATGCTGTTGCTGCTGATCGGAGTCGTGGCCCTGTATTTTTCATTCTGTAATCCCCGGGCCCAGGGTTTGCGTTATCTCTTGCCGCTGTATGCGCCTTTGGTGATTGTGTTGTCGCGTATTGTCGGGGAAGTTGCCTGGCAGAAAGTCTTGGGGCCTTTGGCCGTGGCCGGCTTTGGGGTTTGGTATCTGGCTGCCTCGGCGCTCAGTCACCCAAATGAGACCGGTTACTTCAATGAGATCTCCGGCGGGCCCGGGCAGGCCTATAAAATGTTTTTGGATTCCAATCTGGATTGGGGGCAAACAGGGCCCTTGGTCGAGAAAGAGCTGGAATCCTGGGGACCCATGGTCATGGATCCTGGAAAACCGGTGCTGGGGAGAATCTTGGTGCAGGCCGCGGATTATTGGGATTTTCTGGATCCATTGGAGACCTATGCGTGGCTCAGATCCCATGCGCCGGATCACGTTTTTTACGGCACGCATTTGCTGTTTGACCTGAATCTGGAAGACTATCAGAAGGCTTATGAGAAGGACACCTCTGCGGCCAATACCTGTGCACTGGCAAAAGTGCTCCTGGAATCAGGGGAGAGGAACGCGGCCCTTCGCCTGGCACAGCAGGGATTGGAGAGATCCGCAGATTCCGCTCTTTTCTTAGTCCAGTCGCAGGTTTTGCAACAAGACGGGAAAAGTGCGGAGGCCGCTGGACTTTTGCGCAAGGCAGTTGATCTCAACAAAGACTTTTTCCCGGCCTGGGACCAGTTAGCCCTGCTCTACGCCCTTTCCGGGAATCCCGAAGAGGCCGCGGCTTGTGCTCATCGCACGGAAGTGGCCCGCTCGCGTTTGGCCAATGGATTGGTTGTTAAAGCCCCAAAGTCGCGCGGGTTGATCTTGGAGAATCAGAAATGGGTGCAGCTCAACAATGCCGGTTGGCGCGCGTGGGCTGAGGGCCGTTTTGACTCGGCGGCCGGCCTTTTCAGAAAGGCACTTTCCGCGGAGCCCGCATTCGCGCATGGCTACATCAACCTGGCGCGCGCGCTCGAGGGCCTTAATGACATGGAGGGCGCCTTGGAAGCGCAGGAAAAGGGTGTCCGTCTTTTGGACCGGGCTGCAGCCCTGCGCCAGCCTCAGATCTTTTTTGGGGACAAGGTCTTGTTGTTGACTACAGCTTTACGCTGCTCGCCGTTCAGCGACGAGCAGGAGAAAGAGTATTTGAAACTGCTGGAGATGCCGAAAGGTGGGCAAATGAACGATCATTCAAACAAGTCCAACGAAGAACTTCGGAGTCTTTTGACTCCGGAACAGTACCATGTGACCCGGGAATGCGGCACAGAACCCGCGTTTCAGAATGCGCTCTGGGACAACAAGAAGCCCGGTCTTTATGTGGACGTGATTTCCGGGGTCCCCCTGTTTATCTCCACGGACAAATTTGAGTCGGGCACGGGTTGGCCGAGTTTCACCCGGCCTCTTGAGCCTGAGGAGATTGTGGAAGTTGAGGACCATAGCTTTGGCATGAGGCGCGTTGAGATTCGCAGCAAGCGGGCAGATGCACATTTGGGGCATGTTTTCGACGATGGCCCGCAGCCCACGGGTCAGCGCTATTGTATCAACTCCGCGGCCTTGCGCTTTATTCCCGTTGAGAAATTGGAAGAAGAAGGTTACGGAGAGTATCTTTCAAGGTTCTAG